A region of the Akkermansia muciniphila genome:
ATGCATTCCTCCTTCAAGGAGCCGGAACATGCCGGCAAACAAGCCGGACCGGAGCGGCAAGCTCCAACCCGGCTTCAGGTTAAGGGTATCAACCGGACCGGGGCCTCCTGCCCCGTCCGGACATTCAGCGGTCAAGCACCACACGGGCGCATTGTTCAGCCACCTGGCGGAACGCGGCGGAAACCGGGTTCTGCTCAGGGTCTTCCAGGGCCACGGGGCGGCCTTCGTCCCCGCCGGAGCGGGTGGCGATGTCCAGCGGAATCTTGCCGAGAAGGGGCACGCCCAGCTTGGCCGCTTCCCGTTCGCCGCCGCCTTCGCCAAAGATGTGGTAAATCTTGCCGTCGGAGGGGCACTGGAAATAGCTCATGTTCTCTATGACGCCCAGAATGGGAGTCTTTACTCGTTCAAAGAGGCCGATGGCCTTGCGGGCGTCAATCAGCGCGACCTCCTGCGGGGTGGTGACCACCACCACACCGTCCAGTTCAGCTGTCTGCACAATGGTCAGCTGGATGTCCCCCGTGCCGGGAGGCAGGTCCAGAATCAGGAAATCCACGTCCCCCCACGCCACGTTGCGCAGGAACTGCTGCACGTAGCGGGTAGCCAGGGGGCCGCGCACGGCCACAGGGTCAGCCTCATTGATCAGCAGCCCCATGGAAAGCAGCTTTACGCCATGGGCCGTTACCGGAAGAAATTCGTCATTCTCATTGGCGCCGGGCCGTTC
Encoded here:
- a CDS encoding P-loop NTPase, whose amino-acid sequence is MTTQQELTPELIRAALTTVKFPGFSRDIVSFGLVKKIDIDAENNVTIDLVIESKNADIPRYIFEGVHGVMKHLPGVKHCDVNIEHKAPEARKGVNDDPSTWKSSVPGARHVIAVASGKGGVGKSTVSANLAVALSKLGYSVGLVDLDIYGPSMSLMFGTKERPGANENDEFLPVTAHGVKLLSMGLLINEADPVAVRGPLATRYVQQFLRNVAWGDVDFLILDLPPGTGDIQLTIVQTAELDGVVVVTTPQEVALIDARKAIGLFERVKTPILGVIENMSYFQCPSDGKIYHIFGEGGGEREAAKLGVPLLGKIPLDIATRSGGDEGRPVALEDPEQNPVSAAFRQVAEQCARVVLDR